The following is a genomic window from Deinococcus humi.
GATCGATGACGACGGTACCGTAAAGGCGGCCAGCCCCATTTTGCGAAATTTTGTCAGGGCGCCCTATCCATATGGGGATCAGTCGCGCGTCAATATCGGGGACACCTCGGTGCGGGCGGTCAAGCGCAAGGCGGGAGATTTCGGCATGCTGTGGGTGGGCCTGCCCGAGGATGACCTGTTGGCCGCCCGCCAGAGCGCCGTTAGCGCCCTGCTGATTGCCTTGATCTCCACGCCGCTGATCCTGCTGCTGGTGGGCTGGTGGGTGGGCCGCCGGGCGCTGTCGGGCCTTCAGGGCGCGGCGAATCTGGCTGATCAGATCGATCCCACCCTCAGCCTCGCCACTTTGCCCTTGCCCGCACGCGAGGACGAGGTCCACCGCCTATTGAGCGCCATCAACCGCCTGCTGGTCCGCATTGAAGCTGGACAGGCGCGAGAAAAACAGCTGCTGGGCCAGATCGTGCATGAGCTGGGTGCCCCGCTGACTGTCCTCAAGGCCAGCCTGCGCCGCGCCGAGGAACGAACTGACGATCCGGAAGTGCGCCGCGCCGCGCTGGTGGCCGACGAACTGACCTTTACCACCCAGGACCTGATGCAACTGGCGCGCGGGCAGCTGGAGCTGAAGCTGGCCTGGCACTACATTCCGGCGCGCACCCTGCAAGAGCGGCTCGAGCGGCTGGTGCCCGGCACCACTTTCGAGGGCGACTGGAGGGGCGGCATCCTGTGTGACCCGGACCGGCTGACGCAGGCCGTCCGCAACCTGCTCGCCAATGCCCGCCGCGCCGCCGGGGCGGACGGCAGCGTGACCTTGACCCTGGATGAAACGGCGGACAAGGTGACATTCACTGTGCGCGACAGCGGTCCCGGTCTGCCCCCCGAACTGGGCGAGCGCATCTTCGAGCCGTTTATCAGCGGCGCGGGCAGCAGTGGCCTGGGCTTGAGCGTTTCGCGGCAGATTGCGGCCATGCACGGCGGGAGCCTGAGCGGCGGCAACCACCCGCAGGGCGGCGCGGAGTTCGTGCTGAGCATTCCGGGCGCGGCGCTGGGCGACGAGGACTGAGGCCGGCCGGAGCTGGCTGGAACAGAGGAGGGGCCAGGAAAGGAAGCTGGAAGAGTCGCCGCCTATCCTGAATGGGTGATCCGAGCGACGCCCGCCGACGAAGTTTCCGAACTGCTGGCCCTGCTGATCCTGCGCCTAACGCCGAATCTAGGGCCGCGCCGGATCGAGGCCCTGCGGCGGCATTTCGGGGGCGCGGGGGCGGCCCTGAATGCCCCGCTTGCCCAGTTGCGTGATGTACCTGGACTGGACGCCAGAAGTATGGCCAGCATCGGCCAACCGAAAGCAGCGGCGGGGGCGCAGGCCGAGCTGGACAAAGCCCGGCGAATGGGCGTCACGCTGCTGGGCCGGGGCCTCGACGGTTACCCGGCCGCCCTGGAGTCGCTGGGCGACCCACCCCCAGTGCTGTGGGTGCTGGGCGATCTGCCTGATCTGGACGTCGTGCCGCGCGCTGTGGGGATTGTGGGCACGCGGGCGGCCAGCCCCCATGCGGTCAGTCTGACCCGCTCGATTTCAGGCGACCTCGCGCGGGTGGGCGTCGTGGTGGTCAGCGGTCTGGCACGCGGCATCGATACGGCAGCGCATGGGGCAGCGGTGGAGGCTGGGGGCCACAGCATCGGCATTCTGGGCAGCGCCGTAAACGTAATCTACCCGCGCGAAAACGAGCGGTTGGCCGAGAGACTGACGCTGATCAGCGAATACCCGCTCGACACTGGCCCGGCCCAGCACCACTTTCCGACGCGCAACCGCCTGATCGCAGCACTGTCCGCCGGGACGCTGGTGGTGGAGGGCGAACGCAAATCGGGCAGTCTGATCACTGCCACCCACGCGCTGGAATGTGGGCGCACGGTCTTTGCCGTTCCAGGCCGAGCGGGTGATCCCCGCGCCGCCGGTCCCCATGCCCTGATCCGTGACGGCGCCGTGCTGACTGAAACTGCCCAGGACGTGCTAGACGAGTTGGGCTGGGGGCAGGTCCCTGCCTCGCCCATGCCCGATCTGCCCCCTGAACAGGCGCGCGTATTGGTGGCCCTTGGTGCCCCCGCCACGCTCGACGACCTACAATCAGGAACGAATCTTCCCCTGCCAGAGCTTCAGACCGCCCTGGTGATGCTGCAACTGCTGGGGCTGGCGGAGGAGATCGGCGGACGGTGGGCGCGGCGCTGAACCCCCTTCAGACGTGCTGAGGCCCGAAGTCCTTTTCCACGTCCACGCGCGGTGGCCCCGTCAGCGTCACGCCCTCGCGGGCGGGCTCAGTCAGATCGGGCAGTAGACTCCTGACGCCAACATTCAATTGACCACCAAGCCCTGAAACGCCGTCCGAGAGCGGATCGAGGCTGAAGCTCCACCCTCCACCTGTCCAGAGGGTTCCAAGCTGCAGCACCTCGCCGCGCCCCAGGGCCGCGAGTTCCAGATCGTCGATGCGGACGCGTACGCCCCGTCGTGTGAAGCGGACTTTCATACACCGTATTGTGCCCGCTCTATGGTGGGGCCATGAACATCCTGATTCTGGGCGGCACGCAGTTCGTGGGGCGGCATATCGTGGAGGCGTTCTTGAAGTCGGGCCACGCGGTCACGGTCCTGACACGCGGCAAGTCGAAAGACGAGTTGCCGGAGCAGGTCGAGCGTTTGCAGGGGGACCGCAACGAGGGAGCGGTGGGCCTGGAGGCCCTGAACGGCAGACAGTGGGACGCCTGCGTGGATGTGAGCGGCTATACCCCCCAGCAGGTACGGGCCAGCGCTGAGGGCCTGCGAGACCGCGTGAGCCGTTACGTCTTTATCAGCACCGTCAGCGCCTATGCCGAGCCGGAGCGTCATCCAGTGCGCGAGGACGATCCGCTGTCCACGCCCGCCGCCGAGGACGTGACCGAGGTTTCCGGCGACACCTACGGCCCCCTGAAAGTCACCTGCGAGCACATTATCCAGCAGGTCTACGGCGAACAGTCCACCGTGCTGCGCCCGCAGATCGTGGCCGGACCCTTCGATCACACGGCACGCTACCCGTACTGGGTGGACCGCGCCGCGCGGGGCGGGACGGTCCTGGCCCCAGGCGATGGTTCGGACTTCTTGCAGGTGATCGACGCCCGCGATATGGCACGCTTCACGGTTAAGG
Proteins encoded in this region:
- a CDS encoding NAD-dependent epimerase/dehydratase family protein yields the protein MNILILGGTQFVGRHIVEAFLKSGHAVTVLTRGKSKDELPEQVERLQGDRNEGAVGLEALNGRQWDACVDVSGYTPQQVRASAEGLRDRVSRYVFISTVSAYAEPERHPVREDDPLSTPAAEDVTEVSGDTYGPLKVTCEHIIQQVYGEQSTVLRPQIVAGPFDHTARYPYWVDRAARGGTVLAPGDGSDFLQVIDARDMARFTVKVVEDGIAGIFNLAGPRISWADFMELLGVSEPRWVDGKTLEANGLGARELPVYLPEHSEQGGLMDVDNSRAIAAGLTLTDPAVTARDTREWSKDADLNYALTPEREAGILASLGG
- the dprA gene encoding DNA-processing protein DprA, yielding MIRATPADEVSELLALLILRLTPNLGPRRIEALRRHFGGAGAALNAPLAQLRDVPGLDARSMASIGQPKAAAGAQAELDKARRMGVTLLGRGLDGYPAALESLGDPPPVLWVLGDLPDLDVVPRAVGIVGTRAASPHAVSLTRSISGDLARVGVVVVSGLARGIDTAAHGAAVEAGGHSIGILGSAVNVIYPRENERLAERLTLISEYPLDTGPAQHHFPTRNRLIAALSAGTLVVEGERKSGSLITATHALECGRTVFAVPGRAGDPRAAGPHALIRDGAVLTETAQDVLDELGWGQVPASPMPDLPPEQARVLVALGAPATLDDLQSGTNLPLPELQTALVMLQLLGLAEEIGGRWARR
- a CDS encoding sensor histidine kinase, whose translation is MTPGAGLSSARVAWRHSLRFRLAATYSLLALALIMLISLGVVTLLLSQMDQQFNDRLNDRADTLAEAFSTSGAGLGKTAGGANAYTMLIDDDGTVKAASPILRNFVRAPYPYGDQSRVNIGDTSVRAVKRKAGDFGMLWVGLPEDDLLAARQSAVSALLIALISTPLILLLVGWWVGRRALSGLQGAANLADQIDPTLSLATLPLPAREDEVHRLLSAINRLLVRIEAGQAREKQLLGQIVHELGAPLTVLKASLRRAEERTDDPEVRRAALVADELTFTTQDLMQLARGQLELKLAWHYIPARTLQERLERLVPGTTFEGDWRGGILCDPDRLTQAVRNLLANARRAAGADGSVTLTLDETADKVTFTVRDSGPGLPPELGERIFEPFISGAGSSGLGLSVSRQIAAMHGGSLSGGNHPQGGAEFVLSIPGAALGDED